In Pedobacter sp. WC2423, the following are encoded in one genomic region:
- the fabG gene encoding 3-oxoacyl-[acyl-carrier-protein] reductase has protein sequence MKLLEGKTALITGASKGIGRKIAEKFAEQGANVAFTYLSSVEKGEALEQELQSFGTKIKGYRSDASKFDEAEKLISDIVAEFGTIDIVVNNAGITKDGLLMRMSEENWDDVINVNLKSVFNVTKAASKVMMKARKGSFINLSSVVGVQGNAGQANYAASKAGIIGFSKSVAKELGSRNIRTNVVAPGFIRTEMTDVLDPKVVKGWEEGIPLKRAGEPEDVANVCVFLASDMSAYVTGQVLSVCGGML, from the coding sequence ATGAAACTATTAGAAGGAAAAACAGCATTAATTACTGGTGCTTCAAAAGGAATAGGCCGCAAAATAGCGGAGAAATTTGCTGAACAGGGTGCGAATGTTGCTTTCACTTATCTGTCTTCAGTAGAAAAAGGAGAAGCATTAGAGCAGGAACTCCAATCTTTCGGTACTAAAATTAAAGGATACCGTTCTGATGCGTCTAAATTTGATGAAGCGGAAAAACTAATTAGTGATATCGTTGCTGAATTTGGTACCATTGACATCGTTGTTAACAATGCAGGGATTACTAAAGATGGTTTGTTAATGCGCATGAGCGAAGAGAACTGGGATGACGTAATTAATGTAAACCTGAAATCTGTGTTCAACGTAACTAAAGCAGCATCAAAAGTGATGATGAAGGCCCGTAAAGGATCTTTTATTAACCTGAGCTCAGTAGTAGGTGTTCAGGGAAATGCTGGTCAGGCTAATTATGCAGCTTCTAAAGCTGGTATTATTGGTTTCTCTAAATCAGTGGCTAAAGAATTAGGCTCCAGAAATATCCGTACCAATGTAGTTGCTCCAGGATTTATCCGTACAGAGATGACCGATGTATTAGATCCTAAAGTTGTTAAAGGCTGGGAAGAAGGTATTCCGCTGAAGCGTGCAGGTGAACCTGAGGATGTAGCGAATGTATGCGTATTTCTTGCTTCTGATATGAGTGCTTATGTAACCGGACAGGTATTGTCTGTTTGCGGTGGTATGTTATAA
- a CDS encoding ABC transporter ATP-binding protein yields MDKTNTIISVRNLVKKYADFTAVKGISFDVYENEIFGLLGPNGAGKTTTLEIIETLREKTSGEITVDGFSVDKDANEIKRIIGVQLQAAGYYPNLNLVELMELFAGLYGVNIKPMEMLEKVNLQDKAKAKFKALSGGQKQRFSIATTLLNSPKIIFLDEPTTGLDPQARRNLWDLIIDIRNNGTTVVLTTHYMDEAEQLCDRVAFVEHGEIIALDTPDNLIDQLISSGFERKKEVKKANLEDVFINLTGQEWREG; encoded by the coding sequence ATGGATAAAACGAATACCATTATCAGTGTCCGTAATCTGGTAAAAAAATATGCTGACTTCACAGCAGTCAAAGGGATTAGTTTCGACGTCTATGAAAATGAGATTTTCGGACTGCTTGGCCCTAACGGTGCAGGAAAAACGACTACATTAGAAATTATCGAAACGCTTCGGGAAAAAACTTCCGGAGAAATCACAGTAGATGGATTTTCTGTGGATAAGGATGCCAATGAGATCAAAAGAATCATTGGTGTACAATTACAGGCTGCGGGTTATTATCCTAACCTGAATCTGGTGGAACTTATGGAACTTTTTGCTGGTCTGTATGGCGTAAACATCAAACCCATGGAGATGCTGGAGAAAGTAAATCTTCAGGATAAAGCGAAAGCAAAATTCAAAGCGCTTTCCGGTGGACAGAAACAACGCTTTTCTATCGCTACTACTTTACTGAATTCTCCAAAGATTATTTTCCTGGATGAGCCGACAACCGGACTGGATCCTCAGGCACGCCGTAATTTATGGGATCTGATTATTGATATCAGGAACAATGGAACTACCGTAGTGCTCACCACCCACTATATGGACGAAGCAGAACAACTTTGTGACCGTGTAGCTTTTGTAGAGCATGGAGAAATCATTGCGCTTGATACTCCGGATAACCTGATTGATCAGTTAATCAGCAGCGGATTCGAAAGAAAAAAAGAAGTTAAAAAAGCTAACCTCGAAGATGTATTTATCAATCTTACAGGCCAGGAATGGCGTGAAGGCTAA
- a CDS encoding carbon-nitrogen hydrolase: MAKVQVGLVQMTCTSSKQENLDKAIAKIREVAAQGAQVVCLQELFTSLYFCDVEEYENFKLAETIPGPSTDVLSAVAKELNVVIVASLFEKRAEGLYHNTTAVLDADGSYLGKYRKMHIPDDPGFYEKFYFTPGDLGYKVFKTKYAKIGVLICWDQWYPEAARITALMGADFLVYPTAIGWATTQDEETNKEQYNAWQTIQRSHAIANGVPVVSINRVGEEAGVSFWGGSFVSNPFGSLLYQATHDQEELKVVELDLSKSDRYRTHWPFLRDRRIDTYSPITKRYIDDESI, from the coding sequence ATGGCTAAAGTACAAGTTGGATTGGTGCAGATGACCTGCACCAGTAGCAAACAAGAAAATTTAGATAAAGCAATTGCAAAGATCCGTGAAGTAGCGGCTCAGGGCGCCCAGGTGGTTTGCTTGCAGGAGCTTTTTACCTCACTATATTTCTGTGATGTTGAAGAGTATGAGAACTTCAAATTAGCAGAAACTATCCCTGGCCCGTCTACCGATGTTTTATCGGCCGTTGCCAAAGAATTAAATGTAGTCATTGTTGCTTCTCTGTTTGAAAAAAGAGCAGAAGGTTTATATCATAATACTACTGCTGTTCTGGATGCAGATGGTTCCTATTTAGGTAAATATCGTAAAATGCATATCCCGGATGATCCTGGATTTTATGAGAAATTCTATTTCACCCCTGGTGATTTAGGTTATAAAGTATTCAAAACCAAATATGCGAAAATTGGGGTCCTGATCTGCTGGGATCAGTGGTATCCTGAAGCTGCAAGAATCACTGCTTTAATGGGTGCTGATTTCTTAGTTTACCCCACTGCAATAGGGTGGGCAACTACACAGGATGAGGAAACGAATAAAGAACAATACAATGCATGGCAGACCATTCAGCGTTCACACGCTATTGCAAATGGTGTACCTGTAGTCAGTATCAACCGTGTTGGTGAAGAAGCTGGTGTTTCTTTCTGGGGAGGGTCATTTGTGTCCAATCCTTTCGGTTCTCTTTTATATCAGGCTACACACGATCAGGAAGAACTGAAAGTGGTAGAACTTGACTTGTCCAAATCTGACCGTTACAGAACGCACTGGCCATTTTTACGTGACAGAAGAATTGATACTTATTCACCAATTACCAAAAGATATATAGATGACGAGTCTATTTGA
- a CDS encoding agmatine/peptidylarginine deiminase, with protein MTSLFDNSPKKAGYSFPAEWAKHEATWLTWPHKEASWPGKIDMIYAPYCEFIKIVAQGEKVRINVNDEATKAFAISKLQEAGADLTQIEFYFNPSNDAWCRDHGPAFLLNPKAAQQKVVIDWGYNAWGGKYPPYELDDVIPTRIADHFSLPVFNPGIVMEGGSVEFNGAGTILTSRACLLNPNRNPHLNQQQIEEYLKECYGAEQILWVGDGIVGDDTDGHIDDITRFVNANTVLTVVESNPLDENYILLKENLEELKTMRLLNGEPLNIIQLPMPSPVIHEDTRLPASYANFYIANAAVIVPTFRDVNDEIALGIIRGAFPDRKVVGIDSTDIIWGLGSFHCLSQQEPAV; from the coding sequence ATGACGAGTCTATTTGATAACTCTCCGAAGAAAGCCGGGTATAGCTTTCCTGCTGAATGGGCTAAACATGAAGCTACCTGGTTAACGTGGCCGCATAAAGAAGCTTCATGGCCGGGTAAAATTGATATGATTTACGCACCGTACTGTGAGTTTATCAAAATCGTAGCTCAGGGAGAAAAAGTAAGAATCAATGTAAACGATGAAGCAACTAAAGCTTTCGCAATTTCAAAATTGCAGGAAGCGGGTGCTGATTTGACGCAGATAGAATTTTATTTTAATCCGAGCAATGATGCCTGGTGCCGTGATCATGGCCCTGCTTTCTTATTGAATCCAAAAGCAGCGCAGCAAAAAGTAGTAATTGACTGGGGTTATAATGCATGGGGTGGAAAGTATCCTCCGTATGAGTTAGATGACGTTATACCTACCCGTATTGCAGATCATTTCAGTTTGCCGGTATTTAATCCGGGTATTGTAATGGAAGGCGGATCTGTAGAGTTTAACGGTGCAGGAACAATTTTAACTTCCAGAGCTTGTTTGTTAAATCCAAACAGAAATCCGCATTTGAATCAACAGCAGATTGAAGAGTATCTGAAAGAATGTTATGGTGCAGAACAGATTTTATGGGTTGGAGATGGTATTGTAGGCGATGATACAGATGGCCACATTGATGATATTACCCGTTTTGTGAATGCGAATACGGTATTAACTGTCGTGGAATCAAATCCATTAGATGAGAATTATATCCTTTTAAAGGAAAATCTGGAAGAGCTGAAGACGATGCGTTTATTGAATGGTGAGCCTTTAAATATCATCCAGCTGCCCATGCCATCACCAGTTATCCATGAGGATACGCGTTTACCTGCTTCCTATGCTAATTTTTACATTGCAAATGCTGCGGTAATCGTACCTACTTTCAGGGATGTGAATGATGAGATTGCACTGGGTATTATCAGAGGCGCTTTTCCTGACCGCAAAGTAGTTGGAATTGATTCTACAGATATTATCTGGGGACTGGGTAGTTTCCATTGCTTAAGTCAGCAGGAACCGGCAGTTTAA
- a CDS encoding trimeric intracellular cation channel family protein, which yields MEFTTSQVIEILGTIAFAISGSFAAIQRRLDPFGVLIIAFVTSIGGGTVRDLLLGDTPVKWMRDVNYCLLILVTSLLTIVLKRHRKRFTVTLFLFDSMGLGLFTILGIQKGIAFGLSPGICIALGTITGCFGGVIRDTLLNTIPLIFKKEIYATACILGGILYFTLLFFNLKADVAKVLVIGFIFALRIVVVRYKLSLPRFGY from the coding sequence ATGGAATTCACTACCTCTCAGGTTATAGAAATTTTAGGAACCATCGCTTTTGCGATCTCTGGTTCGTTTGCTGCTATACAGCGGCGCCTTGATCCTTTTGGGGTATTGATTATTGCTTTTGTAACTTCTATTGGTGGTGGTACGGTCAGGGATTTACTTTTGGGCGATACCCCGGTTAAATGGATGAGAGATGTAAATTACTGTTTGCTGATCCTGGTCACGTCACTACTAACCATAGTTTTGAAAAGACATCGAAAACGGTTTACTGTGACGCTGTTTCTATTTGACTCGATGGGGCTGGGGTTATTTACTATTCTTGGAATTCAAAAGGGGATAGCCTTTGGTTTGAGCCCGGGGATTTGTATTGCCCTGGGTACAATTACGGGTTGTTTTGGCGGAGTAATCAGGGATACTTTACTCAATACTATTCCTTTAATCTTTAAAAAAGAGATTTATGCTACGGCCTGTATTCTGGGTGGGATCTTATATTTTACTTTATTGTTTTTTAACCTGAAAGCTGATGTGGCAAAAGTACTGGTCATCGGATTTATCTTTGCACTCAGGATAGTGGTAGTCCGATATAAGCTTTCACTGCCAAGATTTGGCTATTAG
- a CDS encoding RluA family pseudouridine synthase — translation MSVTDKDVLFEDNHLIAICKRAGDIVQVDETRDEPLEDMVKRYIAKKYNKPNSAFLGVVHRLDRPVSGVILFAKTSKALERMNAIFKNREVKKTYWAVVRNRPANISGTLVHWLVKNPKTNVVTPHNTEVPGSQRAELSYRLLGELGGYYLIEVDPLTGRSHQIRVQLSTLGCPIVGDNKYGYPRGSRKGSICLHARRLQFLHPVKKEPVNIFAKLPVDGFWERFESF, via the coding sequence ATGTCGGTAACTGATAAAGATGTACTTTTCGAAGATAACCACCTGATAGCAATTTGTAAACGTGCAGGTGATATTGTTCAGGTGGATGAAACTCGTGATGAGCCATTGGAAGATATGGTAAAAAGGTACATCGCCAAAAAATATAATAAGCCAAACAGTGCATTTTTAGGGGTGGTACATCGTTTAGACCGCCCGGTAAGCGGGGTAATCTTATTTGCAAAGACAAGTAAGGCACTGGAAAGAATGAATGCCATTTTTAAAAACAGGGAGGTCAAGAAAACTTACTGGGCGGTTGTACGCAATCGTCCGGCCAATATTTCCGGAACTCTGGTACACTGGCTGGTTAAAAATCCAAAAACAAATGTAGTTACGCCGCACAATACAGAAGTTCCGGGAAGTCAGCGTGCTGAATTAAGCTACAGGCTGCTTGGTGAACTGGGCGGATATTATCTGATTGAGGTTGATCCTTTAACAGGGCGCTCTCATCAAATCAGGGTACAGCTTTCTACTTTAGGCTGTCCGATTGTTGGGGACAATAAATACGGCTACCCTCGTGGCAGCCGTAAAGGAAGTATTTGTTTGCATGCCAGAAGATTGCAATTCCTTCACCCGGTTAAAAAAGAACCGGTAAATATCTTTGCCAAACTTCCTGTAGACGGATTTTGGGAGCGTTTTGAGTCCTTTTAA
- the carA gene encoding glutamine-hydrolyzing carbamoyl-phosphate synthase small subunit, whose protein sequence is MTNYTKLPAILLLADGTVYHGKAAGKIGTTTGEICFNTGMTGYQEIFTDPSYFGQIMVTTNAHIGNYGIHKEEIESDSIKIAGLVCKNYNIGYSRKEANESIQDYFQDENIVGISDIDTRALVRKIRDQGAMNAIISSEITDIEELKAKLAQVPSMDGLELSSQVSTKEPYFYGSPDATYKVATLDFGIKKNTLRNFDERDLYVQVFPAKTTFEEMDKWGADAYFVSNGPGDPSAMPYAIETVKQILASDKPLFGICLGHQLLAQANGIGTMKMFNGHRGLNHPVKNIIKNHCEVTSQNHGFGVIPEEVRSSDKVEITHINLNDQSIEGIRVKGKKAFSVQYHPESSPGPHDSRYLFDDFVKLIKGELSW, encoded by the coding sequence ATGACTAACTACACCAAGTTACCTGCTATCCTGTTATTGGCTGACGGTACTGTTTACCACGGTAAAGCTGCCGGAAAGATTGGTACAACAACAGGAGAGATTTGTTTCAACACAGGAATGACGGGTTATCAGGAAATTTTCACTGACCCATCTTATTTTGGACAAATCATGGTCACTACGAATGCCCATATTGGTAATTATGGAATTCATAAAGAAGAAATCGAATCTGATTCGATTAAGATTGCAGGTCTGGTTTGCAAGAATTACAACATCGGCTATAGCCGTAAAGAAGCAAATGAATCTATACAGGACTATTTCCAGGATGAAAACATCGTTGGAATCTCTGATATCGATACCCGTGCTTTAGTAAGGAAAATCAGAGATCAGGGAGCAATGAATGCGATTATCTCTTCTGAAATCACTGACATCGAAGAACTGAAAGCTAAATTAGCACAAGTACCTTCCATGGACGGATTAGAACTGTCTTCACAGGTTTCTACCAAAGAACCCTATTTCTACGGTTCACCAGATGCGACTTATAAAGTAGCTACACTGGATTTTGGAATCAAGAAAAACACTTTACGTAACTTTGACGAAAGAGATTTATATGTTCAGGTTTTCCCTGCAAAAACTACTTTTGAAGAAATGGACAAATGGGGAGCTGATGCTTACTTTGTGTCTAACGGCCCTGGCGATCCATCGGCAATGCCTTACGCTATTGAAACTGTGAAACAAATCCTGGCTTCAGACAAACCACTTTTCGGTATCTGTTTAGGGCACCAGTTATTAGCACAAGCTAACGGAATTGGTACCATGAAAATGTTTAACGGTCACAGGGGATTAAATCACCCGGTAAAAAATATTATTAAAAACCACTGCGAAGTAACCTCTCAAAATCATGGTTTCGGTGTAATCCCGGAAGAAGTGAGAAGTTCTGACAAAGTGGAAATTACACATATCAACTTAAATGACCAGTCGATCGAAGGAATTCGTGTGAAAGGCAAAAAAGCATTCTCGGTACAGTACCACCCCGAATCTTCACCTGGCCCGCATGATTCACGTTATCTGTTTGATGACTTTGTGAAGCTAATCAAAGGCGAATTAAGCTGGTAG
- a CDS encoding ABC transporter permease, producing MNKPYNNTKATLALAKASFRSITRSPSAVVFTLAFPLIFILVFGFLGGGGVKLDLAIAPGSDMQNPVIIALQHTSVIHLITDKSEVELQQRLEKGTIAGVIDVHKNVVEQPAYLANVKYTSASMDKGNILKSILNNLMYTLNTKDLKPSVAELKESTVHGRTYRTIDFILPGQLGFSLLSTGVFGTAFVFFSLRQTLVIKRFFATPVKRSSIILGEGLARIGFALIGALFIILIGHFFFHFTLIHGVTTVINMLLLSTIGVIVFMGFGFVVSGIAKSESTIPPISNIITLPQFLLSGTFFSIENFPNWLQPISRALPLTYLNDAMRQVAFEGAGLWDVKQQILIMVIWGIGIYAVAVKVFKWE from the coding sequence ATGAACAAACCATACAACAATACTAAAGCGACGCTGGCCCTTGCCAAAGCAAGTTTCAGATCGATTACCCGCAGCCCTTCGGCTGTAGTTTTCACTCTGGCCTTCCCACTGATTTTTATCCTGGTATTTGGATTTCTTGGTGGCGGAGGGGTTAAATTAGACCTTGCCATAGCGCCAGGGTCGGATATGCAAAATCCGGTGATTATCGCCCTGCAGCATACTTCTGTAATCCATCTGATTACTGACAAAAGCGAAGTGGAGCTTCAGCAGCGGTTAGAAAAAGGGACGATTGCCGGTGTAATTGATGTCCATAAAAACGTTGTGGAGCAACCTGCTTATTTAGCAAACGTAAAATATACTTCTGCATCGATGGATAAAGGAAATATACTGAAGTCGATATTGAATAACCTGATGTATACTTTAAATACGAAAGATTTGAAGCCATCGGTCGCAGAGCTGAAAGAAAGTACTGTTCACGGCAGAACTTACCGCACCATAGACTTTATTCTGCCAGGGCAGCTTGGCTTCTCTTTATTGAGCACAGGCGTTTTCGGAACAGCTTTCGTTTTCTTCAGCCTGAGACAAACCCTGGTGATTAAACGTTTTTTTGCCACTCCGGTAAAAAGATCGAGCATTATCCTGGGTGAAGGACTTGCCAGAATAGGCTTTGCTTTAATTGGTGCGTTATTTATCATTCTGATCGGCCATTTCTTTTTCCATTTTACGCTCATCCATGGGGTCACGACTGTGATTAATATGCTGCTCCTTTCCACTATCGGTGTCATTGTGTTTATGGGCTTCGGTTTTGTCGTTTCTGGTATCGCAAAAAGTGAAAGTACGATCCCTCCTATCTCAAATATTATTACCTTACCACAATTTTTATTATCTGGTACGTTCTTCTCTATAGAGAATTTCCCAAACTGGCTGCAACCAATTAGCAGGGCCTTACCGCTCACCTATTTAAACGATGCAATGAGACAGGTTGCTTTTGAAGGTGCCGGACTATGGGATGTGAAACAACAGATTTTAATCATGGTGATCTGGGGAATAGGAATATACGCGGTAGCGGTGAAAGTATTCAAGTGGGAATAA
- the panB gene encoding 3-methyl-2-oxobutanoate hydroxymethyltransferase: MSIHKEVKRITTHILQEMKQSGEKISMLTAYDYSMATVLDDAGLDVLLVGDSASNVMAGHETTLPITLDQMIYHAQGVVRGATRAFVVVDLPFGSYQGNSKEALSSAIRIMKESGAHGVKLEGGTEVVDSISRIITAGIPVMGHLGLTPQSIYKFGTYTVRAKGEEEAEKLKLDAKALQDAGCFAIVLEKIPAALAKEVSESLHIPVIGIGAGPHCDGQVLVVNDMIGLTKGFKPRFLRQYINLYDGILGAAKAYIKDVKANDFPNEKEQY, from the coding sequence ATGTCTATACACAAAGAAGTAAAGCGTATTACGACCCACATTCTGCAAGAGATGAAACAGAGTGGTGAGAAAATATCGATGTTAACTGCATATGATTATTCCATGGCTACGGTTCTGGATGATGCAGGACTTGATGTTTTATTGGTTGGTGATTCAGCTTCAAACGTAATGGCGGGCCATGAAACTACTTTGCCGATTACACTGGATCAGATGATTTATCATGCTCAGGGTGTCGTAAGAGGTGCAACACGCGCTTTTGTCGTAGTGGATCTTCCTTTCGGTTCTTACCAGGGTAATTCTAAAGAGGCTTTAAGCTCTGCCATCAGGATCATGAAAGAATCAGGTGCCCACGGGGTAAAACTGGAAGGCGGTACTGAAGTGGTAGACTCTATTTCCAGAATTATTACTGCGGGTATTCCTGTAATGGGCCATTTAGGTTTAACTCCTCAGTCGATCTATAAATTCGGAACTTATACGGTAAGAGCTAAAGGTGAGGAAGAAGCTGAAAAGCTGAAACTTGATGCAAAGGCTTTACAGGATGCAGGTTGTTTTGCAATTGTACTGGAAAAGATCCCTGCTGCGCTAGCTAAAGAAGTGTCTGAAAGTCTTCATATCCCGGTTATCGGAATAGGAGCAGGACCGCATTGTGATGGACAGGTTTTAGTGGTAAACGATATGATCGGTTTAACCAAAGGCTTTAAACCACGCTTTTTACGTCAGTATATTAATTTATATGACGGAATTTTAGGTGCTGCAAAAGCATATATTAAGGATGTGAAAGCGAATGACTTTCCAAATGAAAAAGAGCAATACTAA
- the eno gene encoding phosphopyruvate hydratase → MSLIIDVHARQILDSRGNPTVEVEVITENGQMGRAAVPSGASTGKHEAVELRDGDKKVYMGKGVLKAVENVNKKIAKELQGIDVFEQNLIDKAMIDLDGSENKGNLGANAILGVSLAVAKAAAAESRQPLYRYIGGVNANTLPIPMMNILNGGAHADNKIDFQEFMIMPLGARSFSEALQMGTQVFHHLKDVLKKKGYSTNVGDEGGFAPNIGSNVEAIETVLTAIETAGFTPGKDIWIAMDAAASEMYDSKTKTYNFHKSSGEKLTSDEMVKYWVDWANKYPIISIEDGLDEDDWNAWEALTLAIGNKVQLVGDDLFVTNVKRLQQGIDKSIANSILVKVNQIGTLTETINAVSLAQNSGYTSVMSHRSGETEDTTIADLAVALNCGQIKTGSASRSDRIAKYNQLLRIEEELGSAARFIGKDFKFLKK, encoded by the coding sequence ATGAGTTTAATTATTGATGTTCATGCAAGGCAAATCCTCGATTCTAGAGGTAACCCTACTGTTGAAGTAGAAGTAATCACTGAAAATGGCCAAATGGGCCGTGCTGCTGTACCATCTGGTGCAAGTACTGGTAAACACGAGGCTGTTGAGCTAAGAGACGGAGATAAGAAAGTTTACATGGGCAAAGGTGTATTAAAAGCCGTTGAGAATGTGAACAAGAAAATAGCTAAAGAACTTCAGGGTATCGATGTTTTTGAGCAAAATCTGATTGACAAGGCGATGATCGACCTTGATGGTTCAGAAAACAAAGGAAATTTAGGAGCTAATGCAATCTTAGGTGTTTCTTTAGCAGTAGCTAAAGCAGCAGCGGCAGAAAGCAGACAGCCATTATACCGTTATATCGGTGGTGTAAATGCAAATACATTACCTATTCCAATGATGAACATCTTAAACGGTGGTGCACATGCGGATAACAAAATCGACTTCCAGGAGTTCATGATTATGCCATTGGGAGCCCGCAGTTTCTCTGAAGCATTACAAATGGGAACGCAGGTATTTCACCACCTGAAAGACGTATTAAAGAAAAAAGGTTATTCAACAAATGTTGGTGATGAAGGTGGTTTTGCACCAAACATCGGTTCAAACGTTGAGGCAATTGAAACTGTTTTAACAGCGATTGAAACTGCTGGTTTCACTCCTGGTAAAGATATCTGGATTGCTATGGATGCAGCTGCATCTGAAATGTACGATTCAAAAACTAAAACTTACAACTTCCATAAATCATCTGGTGAGAAATTAACTTCTGACGAAATGGTTAAGTATTGGGTAGATTGGGCTAACAAATACCCAATTATCTCTATTGAAGATGGTTTAGATGAAGATGACTGGAATGCATGGGAAGCTTTAACTTTAGCTATCGGTAACAAAGTACAGTTAGTAGGTGATGATTTGTTTGTAACTAACGTTAAACGTTTACAACAAGGAATCGATAAAAGCATCGCAAACTCTATCCTGGTTAAAGTAAACCAGATTGGTACCTTAACTGAAACTATCAACGCAGTATCATTGGCACAAAACAGTGGTTACACGTCGGTAATGAGTCACCGTTCAGGAGAAACTGAAGATACAACTATCGCTGACTTAGCAGTTGCTTTAAACTGTGGTCAGATCAAAACTGGTTCAGCTTCACGTTCTGACAGGATAGCTAAATACAACCAATTATTACGTATTGAAGAAGAATTAGGTTCTGCTGCACGTTTTATTGGTAAAGATTTCAAATTCTTGAAAAAATAA
- a CDS encoding septum formation initiator family protein, whose amino-acid sequence MNRLLEIFRNKYFLSTAAFAVWMLFFDKNDMLSQYEYRTEVHKLQEEKDFYEKQTAQVKKDLNELNTNLNTAEKFAREKYFMKKDNEDVFVIIKATPKD is encoded by the coding sequence ATGAACAGATTACTGGAAATCTTTCGCAACAAGTACTTTCTCTCTACCGCAGCATTCGCAGTGTGGATGTTATTCTTTGATAAGAATGATATGCTCTCTCAATACGAGTACCGCACAGAAGTACACAAGTTACAGGAAGAAAAAGATTTCTATGAAAAGCAAACTGCCCAGGTGAAAAAAGATCTGAACGAACTAAACACCAACCTGAACACTGCCGAAAAATTTGCGAGAGAGAAATACTTCATGAAAAAAGACAATGAAGATGTTTTTGTGATCATTAAAGCAACCCCTAAAGACTAA